GGTCTCTTGCATCTCAATGCTCTCCTCCTTTGCGGGCTTCTATTCTCAGCTCTCCCACTTTTGTTTCACAACCCACATCTCACTTCTGCTGGCTTCAGTTATCGGCCAATTACTCAGTATTTTGGCCTTATTTACAAAAGAAAGATCCAGCCTTTCCTCGCTCAAGTCGACAAGGGACCCCAGAGAGGCAAAGCTTTTGGTGAGGCTCGAATGTGGGGTTTTGATGGGAATGTTCTTGATGCAGTTGGTTGTGTTGGTGTTGAGCTGTGCAGTACACAGCTGTTGGGTGAGAGAATACGAGGGACTGGAGGCAGAGAGAGAGGCAACAGCAAGGAAGAGAAGTAAGAGGATTGCGAAAGTGCAGGAGGAATCCATGGTCAATTTAGCAAAAATTGCAGAGGTTAGAGCAAACGAGTTGGAtgagaaaatgaagaacaagtatCATGTGCAGTGGGTTAAGACTGATTTTGAAGGCTAAAATCATGTCCTAGCTGGATCGTATAAATGTGAGTTTTCTGTCCATTTTTTTGTGTTTCTGGGGATCACTATTGGTGTGGCCAATTTGAGTATGTGTTAGTGGGGATGCAACAGCTAGGGGGGCTGTTCTTTTGGGATGTGAGGGCTGTGTACCAGTTATGTACTATTGTGTCTATTGCCTCATAGTTTTAACATTTCTCTGTTCATTGCACTCTATTCCTAACCCCAAATCTTCTATTCTTTATTAGTTGAAGTTCTGACCAATTGGCAGAAGAgaataatgaatataaattaGATGGTCCAATGCACATTAAATATTCGATCCAAAACTGTCCAAAAATCTTGAACATGTAATTAAACGTTGTAGAGTCCACATGATGTATCTATTTTTCTCTACATTTGAACTCAATTTGATCGGATAGATTTCTGCTCGAGTTTATATTAAGCAAAAGAAAAAGTTCTCACGTGAATTGAAGCTGAACACTTTCAAGTTTTGTCTGCCCACCACCCTCGCCAGTTGGGCCACTTCCTTATCCCAATTCATACGGTAAGGATTGAAAAGAAGGCCCAAATCCCGTTATATTGATGCAACCGAAGAAGTTGTaccagatgaagaagaagaggatggATATCTGTTATGCAACTACATGCGACACACAATTACATCATAAGGAAAGATGGAATTCTGGAGTCTGAAGCCAATGAACGGAAATTCAAAGTTTTGAAGAAGCTAATGGAGGGAATGAAAAAGGCAACAACTCTGGAATTAGGGGTCGCTGGGTGTCTGTCTCCATCACATTCCTAGCTCTCAGAGGACAATCTGAGTGCACATAAAACTTGGTTTCTGCATGAATGAGAGAAATCATTACTAAAAGGTGAAATAGGTTTGCGATAGCTGTATTTATGTTATAAATGGTGCTAGATATGGTAAGGTGCTGGTGTAACCATTCAACACAACCTTCGTGTCCAAAACTAAAATCCCACATCGATGAAAAGCAACAAATTTCCATACTTTATATAGCCACATAGAGGCAGAGTGGATTGCCGGGCTTGGTAACGCGAGCCTGCAACCCGAGTGGGGGCACCAAAGTGATGGGACGCTCGCATATTCTACCGGGTTGGGCTCCAGTGGCTTCTAACTGGCCTGCCCGTTCCAAGCCAAGAGTTGAGTCAGGTGGCTTGGGCTAAGGCCCTCGGGTCACGTGGTTCCTAGAGTTGGAGGGCACAGCGTGAGGCTGGTTTCACAGAGCAGCGACTACCTCCCGCTCCTGGCAGTGGAAGGACAACGGGCTAGTGCCGCTCGGACCCATCAAAGACCCGGTGGATTTGATCCTGCTGGACCATCACTTTTTTTGTTGATTTACTTCCTTTTTGTACTCCCGTGGCAATCATTCTATATTGCTAGCAATCATTTGGTTTCCAACATCATTCTAAATTGTCCTTTGCTAGTGCTGAGTAATTCTTTTCTTTGGATGATGTTCTGATTCATCAgtgtttgatttttaatttttagtgatGAAAAGTAATTGATACCCCAGTGACAAATAATGCTCTAGGAGTCGTAGAATTTTTACTAATGAACCGTCCATTGGATTGTCCGATCTGTGACCAAGGTGGAGAATGTGATTCCCAAGGATCAATCTATGGCATTTGGATCTGATCGTGCTTGGTTCTCTGAGATGAAGAGATCGGTGGTGGATAAGAATCTTGGTCCTCTGGTGAAGACTCTGATGACTCGGTGCATCCAGTATATAGGGTCAGAATCAGggatttcttatatttttaactaGAGTGCTGATCATTTGAGTGCCCGCAAAAAACTTTTCTCCTCTTCATAGAATGCCATATGGCGCTTCCAATCCACAGAAGAATGGCAAGTAAGAGATTGCTGGGTTCCTGGATCTTGGCATGTTAGGTCATGGCAGCGGAGAGGAAATTGGAACCCATGTTGAAAAACTTGCGACGAGCGAGCTTTATAGAAATGTGATCgatgaaaaatgatttatagtCTTTCATGACCCACATAAAGAAATCCACTTCTTCATAGTGGAATCCCAGTTATGAATAGTATCAGCTGATGCTAATCCGCAATCAAGACATCTGATGAGAACTAGCATTGCTGGTCTTGGAAAAGCAGATTGTTCCTCTCGGTCGATACCCAGGTAAATTTCTGATGTAGTCAATTCTTCGAGTAGGGGACACATGGTCCTAACTAATGCTTCCCTAACTAAAacttcttctaaattaatccaTCACATTGTCCAAAGTATCAGCGTCCATTTGTTTGCTATTCATGTGAGGTTCCAAAGGTGTTCTTTGTTAGGGAATTACACATCTGTGCACCCTTTACCCTTCTTGTTCTCTCTCTACTCCATTATTCAGCATCTCCATCACAAAACCCCAGTTTCCTATTACTTCGATTGTGGGGTAACCTGCGAcctctttatcatttttttttttcgatgaaAGATGATGAATATATTATGAAACGCAgtacaagaaaacaaaaggcgTATTCATTGACAAAGCAAGGTTTCGGGTTTTGGACGAGTCTAAAGAGCCATCTCATTATAAAGGCTTGAAACCCAGTGGGGGTACAAGCGTCTGGACGTGTTTTTGGGAGAAATTTCAGCGAGCTTTTAGCTGTGAATTGAACCCAACAATTGATTCACATATTACTGACATCGTCACAAACTCAAAAGGATCGTCTTGAGCTTTGACTTAGGCACTCTTTCCCACATGGCTTCTTGCTTTATTTCCTATTTCGTGTGCCGATTGGAACGATTAGATAAAAACAGagtcagaatatttaaaattaaaaaatatgttatgaaatcattaaaaagagagagctataacgtgttataaaactttcaaaaggagagagaaaaagatagaTTTCAGAAAGATTATGaaaacttatatatttcttaaatgattcaacgatatatataggagtacaaatggGATTATACTTTTTACGACTAGCATTATGCATTttgcggctagctcactatgctaatactatgcactatatattttacggct
This is a stretch of genomic DNA from Carya illinoinensis cultivar Pawnee chromosome 3, C.illinoinensisPawnee_v1, whole genome shotgun sequence. It encodes these proteins:
- the LOC122304282 gene encoding uncharacterized protein LOC122304282; the encoded protein is MASSKLGSSCSFSSLLLSCLNFTLFILSAASLAPIILLRLPPTSMGMALLMVSCISMLSSFAGFYSQLSHFCFTTHISLLLASVIGQLLSILALFTKERSSLSSLKSTRDPREAKLLVRLECGVLMGMFLMQLVVLVLSCAVHSCWVREYEGLEAEREATARKRSKRIAKVQEESMVNLAKIAEVRANELDEKMKNKYHVQWVKTDFEG